A genomic window from Herbiconiux sp. A18JL235 includes:
- a CDS encoding ParA family protein yields MQTVMVYSESGGVTKTTTAVSIAAIAASQGRRTVLIDLDPRAAATKWLDVTPAEEGLHVGAILGDENPEGWAEDLALQSRWFPNLRVVPSARNVSNREADRADHAELRLRASLDGLQADLVVIDCPNRQGGPLTLSALNAADTVVYAASASSDGVDGFYGAQRTVEQFRTSRQRIGAPTNITEAGIVCGGVKETIMSRPAAASIEELRDTGLLLVPLIPDRAIVQEVRMVGDWYGNYRKGAPVLNAYTEIVKQVVR; encoded by the coding sequence ATGCAAACAGTGATGGTCTATAGCGAATCTGGCGGAGTTACGAAGACGACCACGGCCGTCTCTATTGCCGCGATCGCCGCCTCGCAGGGGCGCCGCACTGTTCTGATCGATCTCGACCCCAGGGCGGCCGCGACGAAATGGCTCGACGTCACGCCGGCAGAGGAGGGTCTGCATGTCGGGGCGATCCTCGGGGATGAGAACCCGGAGGGATGGGCGGAAGACCTCGCGCTGCAATCGCGCTGGTTCCCTAACCTCCGCGTGGTGCCCTCGGCTCGCAACGTTTCAAACCGGGAAGCTGATCGCGCTGACCATGCGGAGCTGAGGCTTCGCGCGTCGCTCGACGGGCTCCAGGCAGATCTCGTGGTCATCGACTGCCCGAACCGCCAGGGCGGCCCGCTGACTCTCTCAGCGCTCAACGCCGCCGACACGGTCGTCTACGCGGCCAGTGCGTCGAGCGATGGCGTGGATGGCTTCTACGGTGCACAGAGGACGGTCGAGCAGTTCCGCACCAGCCGCCAGCGCATCGGCGCTCCGACCAACATCACCGAGGCGGGCATCGTCTGCGGGGGAGTGAAGGAGACGATCATGTCTCGGCCCGCTGCGGCCAGCATCGAAGAGCTGCGCGACACGGGGCTGCTCCTGGTCCCGCTGATTCCCGATCGTGCGATCGTGCAAGAGGTCCGAATGGTGGGGGACTGGTACGGCAACTACAGGAAGGGCGCCCCTGTGCTGAATGCATATACCGAAATCGTGAAGCAGGTAGTCCGATGA
- a CDS encoding type II toxin-antitoxin system HicA family toxin has translation MTKPQKYRDVTKFLRSKGWEFKRQKGSHEIWGPSDSGMTFPLVAHKGEVSSGVVRQIQQIFPDAPREWN, from the coding sequence ATGACCAAGCCACAGAAGTACCGGGACGTTACCAAGTTCCTGCGGTCGAAGGGCTGGGAGTTCAAGCGCCAGAAGGGCAGCCACGAAATCTGGGGGCCGTCCGACTCCGGGATGACCTTCCCGCTCGTCGCTCACAAGGGCGAAGTGTCCTCCGGAGTGGTCCGACAGATTCAGCAAATTTTCCCGGATGCGCCTCGTGAATGGAATTGA
- the nrdH gene encoding glutaredoxin-like protein NrdH yields MTTTTTKAVTVYSRPGCVQCTATYRALDRKGIDYKPVNVDQMPGADELLRELGYQQLPVVIVTGTWDGWSGFRPDCIDAL; encoded by the coding sequence ATGACGACTACCACCACGAAGGCGGTTACCGTCTACAGCCGCCCCGGCTGTGTGCAGTGCACCGCGACCTACCGGGCGCTCGATCGGAAGGGCATCGATTACAAGCCGGTGAACGTCGACCAGATGCCCGGTGCCGACGAGCTGCTGCGCGAACTCGGCTATCAGCAGCTTCCCGTCGTGATCGTCACCGGCACCTGGGATGGCTGGTCCGGATTCCGACCCGACTGCATCGACGCACTCTGA